Proteins encoded together in one Glandiceps talaboti chromosome 11, keGlaTala1.1, whole genome shotgun sequence window:
- the LOC144442632 gene encoding carbohydrate sulfotransferase 3-like, which yields MKISTGLLIIFILSFCVVVVDRGLIHFYGNSLVNWPIRQHTQSTAIQDLCLCCNQSTFEQTNTTVSIKQQDNKTKPKPTNGANVLIIAGVRTGSSFAGNFFASNPQFFYLFEPLWSIRRISSGPKMSVDGVNLLRKFYKCDFGPYSDSWKTYFNWARTSSPLATKECRRVVHRNAGICCRKKTNRVAKIVRILDVRDLIPLMENPDLNLKVINVVRDPRSMMPSLMSAYYSHWREGKNERNMVRDIDHLDGHLTDSLKQYCEVMLRNYILFNSNNKEAWKANFLFLRFEDIALNPKKYADIMYSHVGIDVSKDVYRWIDSNTKVEKHERGGYSTKKNSSKVVNDWRDHVTFNLVEKIQNYTICEQYMQQLHYSFVSNVSTLNEKTLPLLTPL from the coding sequence ATGAAGATCTCAACTGGATTGCTGATCATTTTTATCTTGTCATTTTGTGTTGTGGTTGTAGACCGGGGATTGATTCATTTTTATGGAAACAGCCTGGTGAACTGGCCAATACGTCAACACACACAGTCCACCGCAATTCAGGATCTATGTCTATGTTGCAACCAGTCAACCTTTGAACAGACGAACACGACTGTATCTATCAAACAGCAAGATAACAAGACAAAACCCAAGCCGACAAACGGTGCAAATGTGCTAATCATCGCAGGAGTGCGCACTGGGTCATCTTTTGCCGGAAACTTCTTTGCTAGTAAtccacaatttttttatttatttgagccACTATGGAGCATCAGACGCATATCATCAGGACCAAAGATGTCTGTTGACGGAGTGAACTTGCTTCGTAAATTTTACAAGTGTGATTTTGGTCCATATTCCGACAGTTGGAAAACGTATTTCAATTGGGCACGTACAAGTTCTCCCTTAGCTACGAAAGAATGCCGACGAGTAGTACACCGAAATGCTGGAATTTGCTGTCGGAAAAAAACAAATAGAGTGGCGAAGATAGTTCGTATTTTGGACGTCAGGGATCTTATACCACTAATGGAAAATCCAGATTTAAACTTGAAAGTTATCAATGTTGTTCGTGATCCTAGATCAATGATGCCATCTTTGATGTCGGCATATTACTCACATTGGCGCGAGGGCAAAAATGAACGCAACATGGTACGAGACATTGACCATTTAGATGGACACCTTACAGATAGCTTAAAGCAATACTGTGAGGTGATGCTAcgaaattacattttatttaattcaaacaatAAAGAAGCCTGGAAAGCCAACTTTCTGTTTTTACGCTTTGAAGATATCGCACTGAATCCTAAGAAATATGCCGATATCATGTACTCCCATGTTGGTATTGATGTAAGCAAAGACGTCTACAGGTGGATTGATAGCAACACGAAGGTCGAGAAACATGAGCGTGGAGGTTACAGTACAAAGAAAAACTCCTCAAAAGTTGTTAATGACTGGCGAGACcatgtgacctttaaccttgttgagaaaatacagaattataCTATATGTGAACAATACATGCAACAATTGCATTATAGTTTCGTTTCCAATGTATCTACACTTAATGAGAAAACTCTTCCTTTATTGACACCACTTTAG
- the LOC144442633 gene encoding carbohydrate sulfotransferase 3-like — translation MKISTGLLIIFILSFCVVVVDRGLVHFYGNSLVNWPIRQHTQSTAIQDLCLCCNQSTFEQTNTTVSIKQQDNKTKPKPTNGANVLIIAGVRTGSSFAGKFFATNPQFFYLFEPLWSIRRISSGPKMSVDGVNLLRKFYKCDFGPYSDSWKTYFNWARTSSPLATKECRRVVHRNAGICCRKKTNRVAKIVRILDVRDLIPLMENPDLNLKVINVVRDPRSMMPSLMSAYYSHWREGKNERNMVRDIDHLDGHLTDSLKQYCEVMLRNYILFNSNNKEAWKANFLFLRFEDIALNPKKYADIMYSHVGIDVSKDVYRWIDSNTKVEKHERGGYSTKKNSSKVVNDWRDYVTFNLVEKIQNYTICEQYMQQLHYSFVSNVSTLKEKTLPLLTPL, via the coding sequence ATGAAGATCTCAACTGGATTGCTGATCATTTTTATCTTGTCATTTTGTGTTGTGGTTGTAGACCGGGGATTGGTTCATTTTTATGGAAACAGCCTGGTGAACTGGCCAATACGTCAACACACACAGTCCACCGCAATTCAGGATCTATGTCTATGTTGCAACCAGTCAACCTTTGAACAGACAAACACGACTGTATCTATCAAACAGCAAGATAACAAGACAAAACCCAAGCCGACAAACGGTGCAAATGTGCTAATCATCGCAGGAGTGCGCACTGGGTCATCTTTTGCCGGTAAATTCTTTGCTACTAAtccacaatttttttatttatttgagccACTATGGAGCATCAGACGCATATCATCAGGACCAAAGATGTCTGTTGACGGAGTGAACTTGCTTCGTAAATTTTACAAGTGTGATTTTGGTCCATATTCCGACAGTTGGAAAACGTATTTCAATTGGGCACGTACAAGTTCTCCCTTAGCTACGAAAGAATGCCGACGAGTAGTACACCGAAATGCTGGAATTTGCTGTCGGAAAAAAACAAATAGAGTGGCGAAGATAGTTCGTATTTTGGACGTCAGGGATCTTATACCACTAATGGAAAATCCAGATTTAAACTTGAAAGTTATCAATGTTGTTCGTGATCCTAGATCAATGATGCCATCGTTGATGTCGGCATATTACTCACATTGGCGCGAGGGCAAAAATGAACGCAACATGGTACGAGACATTGACCATTTAGATGGACACCTTACAGATAGCTTAAAGCAATACTGTGAGGTGATGCTAcgaaattacattttatttaattcaaacaatAAAGAAGCCTGGAAAGCCAACTTTCTGTTTTTACGCTTTGAAGATATCGCACTGAATCCTAAGAAATATGCCGATATCATGTACTCCCATGTTGGTATTGATGTAAGCAAAGACGTCTACAGGTGGATTGATAGCAACACGAAGGTCGAGAAACATGAGCGTGGAGGTTACAGTACAAAGAAAAACTCCTCAAAAGTTGTAAATGACTGGCGAGACtatgtgacctttaaccttgttgagaaaatacagaattataCTATATGTGAACAATACATGCAACAATTGCATTATAGTTTCGTTTCCAATGTATCTACACTTAAAGAGAAAACTCTTCCTTTATTGACACCACTTTAG
- the LOC144442274 gene encoding trafficking protein particle complex subunit 1-like produces the protein MTIYNIHIFDRNGTCLYYYEWNRKKQAGMSREEEFKLMYGMIFSIKSFIARMSPTDYKDGFTSFRTNKYKLNFYETPSGLKFILTTDLSVGNTRDVLQQIYSQIFVEFVVKNPLCSLGEPITSELFKIKLDNFVRGLPYFQIRPT, from the exons ATGACAATTTATAACATTCACATCTTTGACCGGAATGGTACatgtctttactactatgaATGGAATAGGAAGAAACAAGCAGGAATGTCTAGAGAGGAG GAGTTCAAGTTGATGTATGGAATGATATTTTCTATCAAATCTTTTATTGCTAGAATGTCACCTACTGATTA CAAAGATGGCTTTACAAGTTTCAggacaaacaaatataaattaaatttcTATGAGACACCAAGTGGATTGAAGTTTATCCTAACTACAGATCTCAGTGTTGGTAATACAAGAGATGTGCTGCAGCAGATATATAGCCAG ATCTTTGTAGAATTTGTTGTCAAGAATCCACTGTGTAGTCTAGGAGAACCAATCACCagtgaacttttcaaaataaagttgGATAACTTTGTTAGAGGACTTCCATATTTCCAGATTAGACCAACTTAA